Proteins encoded by one window of Cloeon dipterum chromosome 4, ieCloDipt1.1, whole genome shotgun sequence:
- the LOC135941983 gene encoding bridge-like lipid transfer protein family member 3B isoform X2, translating to MVTLIKNQIFKHLSRFTKNLSPDRINLSTLKGEGELSNLELDENVLTDLLELPSWLRLTSAWCNRVCFRIQWTNIKTVPIVLRLDEVQVVVETCPDLRSMSANQGLSSMSSGRYSFIHKVIDGMTVTVNAVLVTFKSPAFVASVQVSRIVAESKTPTWKRNDLRMTRVKDSVRGEILLFKEVEWQTVRIEAKSTENPSLTPLRLLTNQARCRITIKKRLSDCFVLGSRLVLILEDLLWVLTDSQLRAALYFVESLAGLVQKATDITRKRKAARKIEMLPEYQAWVSQQARQQNTKKSAISKVFSQCDVIETSFHFLSEQIDLHLCDDEGDGRSSHPHLKDGGAFQIRLHHFKVDFYPYHLSLSDRKHWPSYEEDIHAQWLEQALTSFKATFMEAMDAGTNSHTPLSRAEPHMDDLRSPGSKGPDFQNANGQHNAVKNYITSHLAKLMSSCVVLRLEDVTLFKVSTTSRKQAPKEFLSTRRKKKRNIKPGDKELYKLPEEMSLIHAEFTYFYYPDDIPFPLPPPQFYVYCNPVQIHFDMLTVLWLQSFGLYLLRTLSALTENASANTNTNDLFNIDVRMEAIMPRIIMSESSAHEGVTSSRMQRDRPQFLQLQTSKITVTNIRSRTVGSRADLATCLNDLQQGELFFNSGFPTKEGDKSAVVERLLRHVNASDNLRRQADLSSLTMEEVMQGLSRELFWVDAKDIWFVQLDPAWVEFTGMKSTARPVPLLDAVPVTVWLCLIDQKHIHAVTHIPSLVSVQLNHYQFLFISRLLDDISELTTFLQMDSKKITGEEGGCICVGTALPQVEVTFVMPAHCHAKESFDLDSVIPDSSSLADIPNIPITPPKSAYEPKETDSDIVHGDQVFFEETSFIPENAVGAAEPLPPETPSFKSNFSTFSKGLASGFSTLITSFDATKGAEDGLDNMSVRSDGSSDSERFVVVNLEQQNRTDILNAMFVIPASNRAARPMVDEASEVLEEADDASLHSEMSILRRSDPALQGISPLFRYISVTTVKLSRVEAIYQSQGFKSCLRLQCSGISSEECGSIPWDEFQSKFSSRTRAWCDERDLARRCSIKARLDRAPDTDPEPGTFDTTNMASIIRQLFTEHLAAEIANVNLSMSMVSVSGLADLLDDEIMPKPVPMEVVLENVQMHLSEDRSAVSQLAGSASNMPINVCISKLKVSRTASGAFFIEPAGGSAAGAGISVSPTSSQFEVEVARRKAAELTRENEELRRRLLAAERLFTEEKQRLGAKIDELHGERMALEVSLRKMNLTQAAAQMANQSAPAPTPTAPKVAQQTPLKR from the exons ATGGTCACTTTAATTAAGAACCAGATCTTTAAACATCTCTCAAG GTTCACAAAGAATCTGTCTCCGGACCGCATCAACCTGAGCACCCTGAAGGGCGAGGGCGAGCTGAGCAACCTAGAGTTGGACGAGAACGTCCTCACCGACCTGCTGGAACTGCCCAGTTGGCTGCGGCTCACGAGTGCCTGGTGCAACCGCGTCTGCTTCCGCATCCAATGGACGAACATCAAAACCGTGCCCATAGTCTTG CGACTGGACGAGGTGCAAGTAGTTGTAGAGACATGTCCGGATCTGCGTTCCATGTCTGCGAATCAGGGGCTGTCGTCGATGTCCAGTGGCCGCTACAGTTTCATCCACAAAGTGATAGACGGCATGACCGTCACCGTGAACGCTGTGCTGGTCACATTCAAGAGCCCGGCGTTTGTGGCCTCTGTTCAG GTTTCCAGGATAGTTGCAGAATCAAAAACTCCGACCTGGAAGCGGAATGACCTGAGAATGACCAGAGTAAAAGACTCGGTTCGCGGcgaaattttacttttcaaagaGGTGGAGTGGCAAACGGTTAGAATAGAGGCCAAGTCAACGGAAAATCCGTCTCTCACTCCTCTTCGTCTCCTTACTAATCAGGCTAGATGTCGAATTACGATTAAAAAACGACTGTCAG ACTGTTTTGTCTTGGGATCTCGTCTTGTTTTGATTCTGGAGGACCTTCTGTGGGTGCTCACTGACTCGCAACTCAGAGCGGCGCTCTATTTTGTTGAGTCGCTCGCCGGTCTGGTGCAAAAAGCAACAGACATCACTAGAAAACGGAAGGCAGCTAGGAAAATCGAG ATGCTGCCAGAGTACCAGGCATGGGTGTCGCAGCAAGCTCGCCAGCAGAACACAAAGAAAAGTGCCATCAGCAAGGTGTTCAGCCAGTGCGACGTGATCGAAACGTCATTCCACTTTCTCTCGGAGCAAATCGACCTGCACCTGTGCGACGACGAGGGTGACGGCAGGTCAAGCCACCCTCACTTAAAGGACGGCGGTGCCTTCCAGATCCGGCTGCACCATTTCAAGGTGGACTTCTACCCCTACCACTTATCTCTGAGCGACCGCAAGCACTGGCCCAGCTACGAGGAGGACATCCATGCTCAGTGGCTGGAGCAGGCGCTCACCAGCTTCAAGGCCACTTTTATGGAGGCCATGGACGCTGGGACCAACTCGCACACACCCCTTTCCAGGGCTGAGCCGCACATGGATGACCTTCGCTCGCCG GGTTCCAAGGGTCCCGACTTCCAGAATGCCAACGGCCAGCACAACGCCGTGAAAAACTATATCACCAGCCACCTGGCCAAACTGATGTCCTCGTGCGTGGTGTTGCGCCTGGAGGACGTTACGCTGTTCAAGGTATCGACCACGTCGAGGAAGCAGGCCCCGAAGGAATTCCTCTCCA CTCGCaggaaaaagaagagaaacaTTAAGCCAG GTGACAAAGAGCTGTACAAGTTGCCAGAGGAGATGTCACTCATCCATGCAGAGTTCACCTACTTTTATTACCCTGATGACATCCCCTTCCCAC TGCCTCCACCTCAGTTCTACGTCTACTGCAATCCTGTTCAAATCCACTTTGATATGCTCACCGTATTGTGGCTCCAGTCGTTCGGTCTTTACTTGCTGAGAACCCTCAGTGCTCTGACCGAAAACGCTTCTGCAAATACGAACACTAACGATCTCTTTAACATTGATGTTCGAATGGAAGCGATCATGCCACGG ATAATCATGAGTGAGAGCTCTGCTCACGAGGGAGTGACTTCTTCCAGAATGCAAAGAGACCGTCCACAGTTTCTCCAGCTGCAGACCTCAAAGATAACCGTGACAAACATCAGGTCGAGAACGGTCGGCTCTCGAGCCGACTTGGCCACATGTCTGAACGATCTCCAGCAGGGTGAACTGTTCTTCAACTCTGGCTTTCCCACCAAAGAGGGAGACAAGTCTGCCGTGGTTGAACGATTGCTGCGGCATGTCAATG CGAGTGACAACCTACGTCGCCAAGCCGACCTGTCCAGCCTGACAATGGAGGAGGTGATGCAAGGACTGAGTCGGGAGCTCTTCTGGGTGGACGCCAAGGACATCTGGTTCGTGCAGCTGGACCCAGCGTGGGTTGAGTTCACTGGGATGAAGTCGACAGCGCGGCCGGTGCCGCTTCTGGACGCAGTGCCAGTCACGGTGTGGCTGTGCCTGATCGACCAGAAGCACATCCACGCCGTGACGCACATTCCTAGCCTGGTGAGCGTGCAGCTGAATCACTACCAGTTCCTATTCATCTCGCGGCTGCTGGACGACATCTCCGAGCTGACCACCTTCCTGCAGATGGACTCGAAGAAGATCACTGGCGAGGAGGGCGGCTGCATTTGCGTCGGCACGGCTTTACCACAG GTTGAGGTGACATTCGTGATGCCGGCGCACTGCCACGCCAAGGAGTCGTTCGACTTGGACTCAGTCATCCCAGACAGCTCGAGTTTGGCCGACATCCCCAACATTCCCATCACACCGCCGAAAAGCGCTTACGAGCCCAAAGAAACAGACTCGGACATAGTGCACGGCGACCAGGTCTTCTTTGAAGAGACGAGTTTTATTCCTGAAAATGCAGTGGGGGCCGCCGAGCCGCTGCCTCCCGAGACCCCCTCGTTCAAGAGCAACTTCAGCACCTTCTCTAAGGGCCTGGCCAGCGGCTTCTCCACGCTGATCACCTCGTTTGATGCGACCAAGGGCGCTGAGGACGGCCTGGACAACATGTCGGTCCGCAGCGATGGCAGCTCGGACAGCGAGCGTTTCGTCGTCGTAAATTTGGAGCAGCAGAACCGCACAGACATCCTCAACGCCATGTTTGTTATCCCTGCGTCAAACAGGGCTGCCAGGCCGATGGTCGACGAGGCCAGTGAGGTTTTGGAGGAGGCGGACGACGCCTCTCTGCACTCGGAAATGAGCATTTTACGCCGCTCTGACCCG GCCTTGCAAGGAATCTCGCCCCTTTTTCGTTAT atcaGCGTGACTACTGTGAAGCTGAGTCGAGTGGAGGCGATCTACCAGTCACAAGGGTTCAAGTCCTGCCTCAGGCTGCAGTGCTCCGGAATTTCATCTGAGGAATGCGGAAGTATTCCTTGGGACGAGTTTCAG AGTAAATTCTCTTCGCGCACCCGAGCATGGTGCGACGAGCGAGATTTGGCGCGGCGTTGCAGCATCAAGGCTCGCCTGGACAGGGCGCCTGACACAGACCCTGAGCCTGGAACCTTTGACACCACCAACATGGCGAGCATCATTCGACAGCTCTTTACGGAACACCTCGCCGCCGAAATCGCCAATGTGAATCTCTCCATGTCCATGGTTTCCGTGTCTGGACTGGCGGATCTCTTGGACGATGAAATCATGCCAAAGCCCGTTCCCATGGAG GTGGTGCTGGAAAACGTGCAGATGCACCTGAGCGAAGACAGGTCTGCAGTGAGCCAGCTGGCCGGTTCGGCCAGCAACATGCCAATCAACGTGTGCATATCAAAACTGAAGGTGTCGCGGACAGCGTCAGGCGCGTTCTTCATCGAGCCGGCCGGGGGCAGTGCGGCGGGGGCGGGCATCTCGGTCAGCCCGACGAGCAGCCAGTTCGAGGTGGAGGTGGCCCGGCGAAAGGCTGCTGAGCTCACGAGGGAGAACGAGGAGCTGCGCAGAAGACTGCTGGCCGCCGAGCGCCTCTTCACCGAAGAGAAGCAGAGGCTCGGCGCCAAGATTGACGAGCTGCACGGCGAGCGAATGGCGCTCGAGGTGTCGCTGCGAAAGATGAACCTGACGCAGGCGGCTGCCCAGATGGCCAACCAGTCGGCCCCCGCCCCCACCCCCACCGCCCCCAAGGTTGCCCAGCAGACGCCCCTCAAGAGATAG
- the LOC135941983 gene encoding bridge-like lipid transfer protein family member 3B isoform X1 — protein sequence MVTLIKNQIFKHLSRFTKNLSPDRINLSTLKGEGELSNLELDENVLTDLLELPSWLRLTSAWCNRVCFRIQWTNIKTVPIVLRLDEVQVVVETCPDLRSMSANQGLSSMSSGRYSFIHKVIDGMTVTVNAVLVTFKSPAFVASVQVSRIVAESKTPTWKRNDLRMTRVKDSVRGEILLFKEVEWQTVRIEAKSTENPSLTPLRLLTNQARCRITIKKRLSDCFVLGSRLVLILEDLLWVLTDSQLRAALYFVESLAGLVQKATDITRKRKAARKIEMLPEYQAWVSQQARQQNTKKSAISKVFSQCDVIETSFHFLSEQIDLHLCDDEGDGRSSHPHLKDGGAFQIRLHHFKVDFYPYHLSLSDRKHWPSYEEDIHAQWLEQALTSFKATFMEAMDAGTNSHTPLSRAEPHMDDLRSPGSKGPDFQNANGQHNAVKNYITSHLAKLMSSCVVLRLEDVTLFKVSTTSRKQAPKEFLSTRRKKKRNIKPGDKELYKLPEEMSLIHAEFTYFYYPDDIPFPLPPPQFYVYCNPVQIHFDMLTVLWLQSFGLYLLRTLSALTENASANTNTNDLFNIDVRMEAIMPRIIMSESSAHEGVTSSRMQRDRPQFLQLQTSKITVTNIRSRTVGSRADLATCLNDLQQGELFFNSGFPTKEGDKSAVVERLLRHVNASDNLRRQADLSSLTMEEVMQGLSRELFWVDAKDIWFVQLDPAWVEFTGMKSTARPVPLLDAVPVTVWLCLIDQKHIHAVTHIPSLVSVQLNHYQFLFISRLLDDISELTTFLQMDSKKITGEEGGCICVGTALPQVEVTFVMPAHCHAKESFDLDSVIPDSSSLADIPNIPITPPKSAYEPKETDSDIVHGDQVFFEETSFIPENAVGAAEPLPPETPSFKSNFSTFSKGLASGFSTLITSFDATKGAEDGLDNMSVRSDGSSDSERFVVVNLEQQNRTDILNAMFVIPASNRAARPMVDEASEVLEEADDASLHSEMSILRRSDPVKLPALQGISPLFRYISVTTVKLSRVEAIYQSQGFKSCLRLQCSGISSEECGSIPWDEFQSKFSSRTRAWCDERDLARRCSIKARLDRAPDTDPEPGTFDTTNMASIIRQLFTEHLAAEIANVNLSMSMVSVSGLADLLDDEIMPKPVPMEVVLENVQMHLSEDRSAVSQLAGSASNMPINVCISKLKVSRTASGAFFIEPAGGSAAGAGISVSPTSSQFEVEVARRKAAELTRENEELRRRLLAAERLFTEEKQRLGAKIDELHGERMALEVSLRKMNLTQAAAQMANQSAPAPTPTAPKVAQQTPLKR from the exons ATGGTCACTTTAATTAAGAACCAGATCTTTAAACATCTCTCAAG GTTCACAAAGAATCTGTCTCCGGACCGCATCAACCTGAGCACCCTGAAGGGCGAGGGCGAGCTGAGCAACCTAGAGTTGGACGAGAACGTCCTCACCGACCTGCTGGAACTGCCCAGTTGGCTGCGGCTCACGAGTGCCTGGTGCAACCGCGTCTGCTTCCGCATCCAATGGACGAACATCAAAACCGTGCCCATAGTCTTG CGACTGGACGAGGTGCAAGTAGTTGTAGAGACATGTCCGGATCTGCGTTCCATGTCTGCGAATCAGGGGCTGTCGTCGATGTCCAGTGGCCGCTACAGTTTCATCCACAAAGTGATAGACGGCATGACCGTCACCGTGAACGCTGTGCTGGTCACATTCAAGAGCCCGGCGTTTGTGGCCTCTGTTCAG GTTTCCAGGATAGTTGCAGAATCAAAAACTCCGACCTGGAAGCGGAATGACCTGAGAATGACCAGAGTAAAAGACTCGGTTCGCGGcgaaattttacttttcaaagaGGTGGAGTGGCAAACGGTTAGAATAGAGGCCAAGTCAACGGAAAATCCGTCTCTCACTCCTCTTCGTCTCCTTACTAATCAGGCTAGATGTCGAATTACGATTAAAAAACGACTGTCAG ACTGTTTTGTCTTGGGATCTCGTCTTGTTTTGATTCTGGAGGACCTTCTGTGGGTGCTCACTGACTCGCAACTCAGAGCGGCGCTCTATTTTGTTGAGTCGCTCGCCGGTCTGGTGCAAAAAGCAACAGACATCACTAGAAAACGGAAGGCAGCTAGGAAAATCGAG ATGCTGCCAGAGTACCAGGCATGGGTGTCGCAGCAAGCTCGCCAGCAGAACACAAAGAAAAGTGCCATCAGCAAGGTGTTCAGCCAGTGCGACGTGATCGAAACGTCATTCCACTTTCTCTCGGAGCAAATCGACCTGCACCTGTGCGACGACGAGGGTGACGGCAGGTCAAGCCACCCTCACTTAAAGGACGGCGGTGCCTTCCAGATCCGGCTGCACCATTTCAAGGTGGACTTCTACCCCTACCACTTATCTCTGAGCGACCGCAAGCACTGGCCCAGCTACGAGGAGGACATCCATGCTCAGTGGCTGGAGCAGGCGCTCACCAGCTTCAAGGCCACTTTTATGGAGGCCATGGACGCTGGGACCAACTCGCACACACCCCTTTCCAGGGCTGAGCCGCACATGGATGACCTTCGCTCGCCG GGTTCCAAGGGTCCCGACTTCCAGAATGCCAACGGCCAGCACAACGCCGTGAAAAACTATATCACCAGCCACCTGGCCAAACTGATGTCCTCGTGCGTGGTGTTGCGCCTGGAGGACGTTACGCTGTTCAAGGTATCGACCACGTCGAGGAAGCAGGCCCCGAAGGAATTCCTCTCCA CTCGCaggaaaaagaagagaaacaTTAAGCCAG GTGACAAAGAGCTGTACAAGTTGCCAGAGGAGATGTCACTCATCCATGCAGAGTTCACCTACTTTTATTACCCTGATGACATCCCCTTCCCAC TGCCTCCACCTCAGTTCTACGTCTACTGCAATCCTGTTCAAATCCACTTTGATATGCTCACCGTATTGTGGCTCCAGTCGTTCGGTCTTTACTTGCTGAGAACCCTCAGTGCTCTGACCGAAAACGCTTCTGCAAATACGAACACTAACGATCTCTTTAACATTGATGTTCGAATGGAAGCGATCATGCCACGG ATAATCATGAGTGAGAGCTCTGCTCACGAGGGAGTGACTTCTTCCAGAATGCAAAGAGACCGTCCACAGTTTCTCCAGCTGCAGACCTCAAAGATAACCGTGACAAACATCAGGTCGAGAACGGTCGGCTCTCGAGCCGACTTGGCCACATGTCTGAACGATCTCCAGCAGGGTGAACTGTTCTTCAACTCTGGCTTTCCCACCAAAGAGGGAGACAAGTCTGCCGTGGTTGAACGATTGCTGCGGCATGTCAATG CGAGTGACAACCTACGTCGCCAAGCCGACCTGTCCAGCCTGACAATGGAGGAGGTGATGCAAGGACTGAGTCGGGAGCTCTTCTGGGTGGACGCCAAGGACATCTGGTTCGTGCAGCTGGACCCAGCGTGGGTTGAGTTCACTGGGATGAAGTCGACAGCGCGGCCGGTGCCGCTTCTGGACGCAGTGCCAGTCACGGTGTGGCTGTGCCTGATCGACCAGAAGCACATCCACGCCGTGACGCACATTCCTAGCCTGGTGAGCGTGCAGCTGAATCACTACCAGTTCCTATTCATCTCGCGGCTGCTGGACGACATCTCCGAGCTGACCACCTTCCTGCAGATGGACTCGAAGAAGATCACTGGCGAGGAGGGCGGCTGCATTTGCGTCGGCACGGCTTTACCACAG GTTGAGGTGACATTCGTGATGCCGGCGCACTGCCACGCCAAGGAGTCGTTCGACTTGGACTCAGTCATCCCAGACAGCTCGAGTTTGGCCGACATCCCCAACATTCCCATCACACCGCCGAAAAGCGCTTACGAGCCCAAAGAAACAGACTCGGACATAGTGCACGGCGACCAGGTCTTCTTTGAAGAGACGAGTTTTATTCCTGAAAATGCAGTGGGGGCCGCCGAGCCGCTGCCTCCCGAGACCCCCTCGTTCAAGAGCAACTTCAGCACCTTCTCTAAGGGCCTGGCCAGCGGCTTCTCCACGCTGATCACCTCGTTTGATGCGACCAAGGGCGCTGAGGACGGCCTGGACAACATGTCGGTCCGCAGCGATGGCAGCTCGGACAGCGAGCGTTTCGTCGTCGTAAATTTGGAGCAGCAGAACCGCACAGACATCCTCAACGCCATGTTTGTTATCCCTGCGTCAAACAGGGCTGCCAGGCCGATGGTCGACGAGGCCAGTGAGGTTTTGGAGGAGGCGGACGACGCCTCTCTGCACTCGGAAATGAGCATTTTACGCCGCTCTGACCCGGTAAAACTTccg GCCTTGCAAGGAATCTCGCCCCTTTTTCGTTAT atcaGCGTGACTACTGTGAAGCTGAGTCGAGTGGAGGCGATCTACCAGTCACAAGGGTTCAAGTCCTGCCTCAGGCTGCAGTGCTCCGGAATTTCATCTGAGGAATGCGGAAGTATTCCTTGGGACGAGTTTCAG AGTAAATTCTCTTCGCGCACCCGAGCATGGTGCGACGAGCGAGATTTGGCGCGGCGTTGCAGCATCAAGGCTCGCCTGGACAGGGCGCCTGACACAGACCCTGAGCCTGGAACCTTTGACACCACCAACATGGCGAGCATCATTCGACAGCTCTTTACGGAACACCTCGCCGCCGAAATCGCCAATGTGAATCTCTCCATGTCCATGGTTTCCGTGTCTGGACTGGCGGATCTCTTGGACGATGAAATCATGCCAAAGCCCGTTCCCATGGAG GTGGTGCTGGAAAACGTGCAGATGCACCTGAGCGAAGACAGGTCTGCAGTGAGCCAGCTGGCCGGTTCGGCCAGCAACATGCCAATCAACGTGTGCATATCAAAACTGAAGGTGTCGCGGACAGCGTCAGGCGCGTTCTTCATCGAGCCGGCCGGGGGCAGTGCGGCGGGGGCGGGCATCTCGGTCAGCCCGACGAGCAGCCAGTTCGAGGTGGAGGTGGCCCGGCGAAAGGCTGCTGAGCTCACGAGGGAGAACGAGGAGCTGCGCAGAAGACTGCTGGCCGCCGAGCGCCTCTTCACCGAAGAGAAGCAGAGGCTCGGCGCCAAGATTGACGAGCTGCACGGCGAGCGAATGGCGCTCGAGGTGTCGCTGCGAAAGATGAACCTGACGCAGGCGGCTGCCCAGATGGCCAACCAGTCGGCCCCCGCCCCCACCCCCACCGCCCCCAAGGTTGCCCAGCAGACGCCCCTCAAGAGATAG